The following is a genomic window from Rubidibacter lacunae KORDI 51-2.
GCACGTACTATGCCTATCGTTGCTGGGGACGGAACTGGCCCTACGACCCCGCTTGGCAGCGGGGCAACAGTCGCGCCGGATTCCGCCGCGACTTCAATGCTAATGGCGATCGCTTCAATCCCAACAAAGTCCTTTTCGACCCATACACGCGCGAGCTCTCCCACGACCCAGAAACCCCCGAACTATTGGCAGCGGGTGAAGACGGTCGCATTTACCAGACAGGCGAGGGCTTATATCGCGGCATTCCCCGGCGAGAAATCGATACCGGTCGTTGGGCCGCCAAAGGCATTGTGCTGGCACCCGACACCACATCTTTCGGCACGAAACCGCATCTGCCACCCGAGCGCGCGATCGTTTACGAAGCTCACGTGCGCGGTTTGACCAAACACCCGTCCGCATCGCGCCTCAGTCAAATCCTCGCCCTCAGCAACATTACAGGTAGCGAGGCGATCGCAGACGTGCCGCCAGACTGTCGCGGCACCTACGCCGGGGCGGCTTACATGGCTCCCTATCTCAAGCTGCTGGGCTTCACGGCGATCGAATTGCTGCCCGTCCACGAGATCCCAAACGACTGCAACCCCAGCGATCGCCCCGGCGGCAACTATTGGGGTTACATGACACTAGCGTACTTCGCCCCCGACCGCCGCTACGCGCGCGATCGCAGTCCTGGCGGTCCGACGCGCGAGTTCAAACAGATGGTCAAAGCCTTCCACGACCAGGGCATTGAGGTTTACTTGGACGTGGTATACAACCACTCGGGCGAGGGCGGTCACCCGGACGGCGACCCCAACACCACTGGCTTCGTTACGTTGGGTGGCTTCGATGCATCAGCGTACTACCAGCTCACGAACGCGGGCACGCTGGTTGACGGGGCGACTGGCTGCGGTAACCAACTCAATTTTTCCAGTCGTGCCGCCTGTCACTTGGTGCTCGATTCTCTGCGCTACTGGCTTGCCGAGATGGGCATCGACGGGTTTCGATTCGACCTCGCACCCGTACTCGGACGGGCACCAACGGATTGCAGGGGCGAAGATTGGGATTGCCAGCGTCGATTTTTCCCACTCCACGACCTTCTGCAAGATATACGCAAGCTCGGCGAAGAGTTTGACGCCGAGGTTATTGCCGAAGCTTGGGATCTCTGGGGATACGAGGTCGGGCACTTCCCACCCGGCTGGGGTGAATGGAACGGACGCTATCGCGACGCCGTCCGCCGGTTTCTGCGCGGAGACGGCATCGCTACCCAATTTGCCAACATGGTCAACGGCGATTACGATGCCTTCGCGGATCAAGGCGGCCCGCACCGCTCGCTCGACTTCATCGTCGCCCACGATGGCTTCACGCTCCTCGACCTCGTCAGCTACAACAGCAAACACAACGATGCACCTTGGCCGTTCGGTCCGGCCGACGGTGGCAGCGACACCAACCTATCCTGGGATTCCGGGGGAGATAAGAGTTTACGCCGCCAGCAGTTGCGGAATTTTTGGACGGTTCTGTTTCTATCGCGCGGCGTCCCGATGTGCGTCATGGGCGATGAATTCGGGCGCACTCAAAACGGCAACAATAATCCTTACAACATCGACAGCGTCGCGACCTGGAACAACTACGACGCAATCGCCACCCACGCACCAACGGCGATTCCTACCGGCGATTGCGGCACGTACCACGACAACTTCGGTACGGCAGCTACGCCTCCCGCGTGCAACCCGCTCTTTCATTTCGCGCGCTATCTCACCCACTTCCGCCAGCTACACCCAGCACTGCAGCAAGCCATCTACGCCGATTTCGTGCTCGATGCCGGTGAAGACGTAACGTATTTGTTCCGGGCCGCGGACGGGCGATCGCCACTACAGGAGCACGCTCGCTGCGTGTGGTTGCGAATCGACGGCAGCGAAGTGGGCGATCGCGACTTCCTCGTGGCGATTAACATGCATTTCGAGCCCGTAGTCTTCCACGTACCGATCGAAAGCGAGACGCAAATTTGGGTGCGCCGCATCGATACTGCGGCCTGGGCCGAACCCGAGTGCAACTATTGGCAGGGCGCAACTGCCGTAATTCGCGGCAGCTACGGCGTGCATCCCCACGCGATAGCCGTTCTCGAAGAAGTCGCACCCTGAGCGGTAATGGTTGCGTTCCTGCATGAAGGGCTGACAAATAGCTGATGAATAATGAAGACTGCAGGGAACTGGTGAAGTTGCAGCTGTCGGGCTACACCAATTGCTTGCAACCTATCCAGGAGCCGCTATCGAGCGTAGTTCGCATCCAACACCTCAGTTAGGATGTCGGCGGCGCGATCTATATCTTCGGCGCTGACCGTCAGTGGCGGCACGAACCGTAAAACTTTAGGACCTGCCGGAGCGATTAGCAGTCCGCGTTCCATGGCTGCCTTCACGACCTCGATTGACGTCAGCTCCGCCTCTTCGGCAATTTCCATACCGTCGATCAAGCCCCAACCGCGCACGTCCACAAATACATCTGGACGTTGCTGCGCGATCGCCCTCAGGCGCGTCCGCAACTGCTCGCCCCGAGCGCGAGCATTCGTGAGCAAATCCTCGCGCTCGATCGTTTGACCCACTGCCAGCGCGACCGCGCAGGCAAAAGGGTTCCCCCCGAAGGTACTGGCATGATTGCCCGGCTCGAATACATCGCAAGAGCGCTTGCAAGCCATCGCCCCGATGGGAATGCCACCCGCTAGTCCTTTCGCGCTTGTGAAAATATCCGGCTCAATGCCCAGGTTCTCATAGCCCCAGTATTTGCCGGTGCGTCCGACTCCTGTCTGCACCTCGTCGCAGATCAACAAAATGCCGGTTTCGTCGCAGATTTTCCGCAGGCGCAGGAAATAATCCAAATCGCCCGGGCGGACCCCGCCTTCCCCTTGCAGCGGCTCGATCAAAATCGCCCCGACGCGGCGATCGCCTTCGTCGATATCCCCGATCGCGTCCTCTAAGGCCGTAATGTCGTTGTAGGGCACGTAGGCGAACCCCGGCACTAGCGGGTCGAAGTTTTCTTGATACTTCGGTTGGGCAGTTGCCGTGATTGTCGCCAGCGTCCGGCCGTGGAAGCTCTTTTGGGCCGTCAAGATCGTCGGATACTTGATGTCCAGTACGGTGTGGGCGTACTTGCGCGCGAGCTTGATTGCCGCTTCGTTGGCTTCCGCGCCGGAGCTACAAAAAAAGACGCGATCGGCACAGGAGCGATCGACTATCCACTGTGCCAAGTCGCCTTGCTGTGGAATGTAATAAAAGTTCGAGACGTGGTGCAGCTTCTGAATCTGCCGCGTTGCGGCTGCAACCATCGCCGGATGTGCGTGACCGAGCGTACAGGTGGCAATACCCGCTACGAAATCCAAATACTCGCGACCCTCGGTATCCCAGAGGCGACAGCCCTCGCCACGCTCGATTGCAATGGGAAACCTCCCGTAGGTGGTCATCACGTAGTTGTCGAAGTGGGCGAAGTCGTCCGGCCGGGCTGCAGCTGGAGTATCAGCAACTGCTGAGTTGTTGAGAATCGCTTCGGTAGGACTCATAAATGCAAAAACCTGTTCTTCTTAAACGGCTTATTCCTTAAAACTCCCATGAGCGGGCGCGTCATGAACCAGGTTTATCGCCTGTCACGCGATCGCTTCAGCCTTTCAATCAAAATAACAATTTCTCGTCGGAGTCTCGAGAACGAGTCCGTGCGCCGTCATGGTCCGCCAACAAAAACGGCAGGCAAATGCCTGCCGCAATCGTCGTGCGACCCTTCCCGGTACTTCCATCGACCGGAGCACAGGGCTGCAGGCAGTGGATGCTATTCCTTAGCGTCCATTAATTTGACGTTCTTGGCTAGCCCGAGAAATTGCAGCGTCTGAATTGCCATCCAGGTCACGTCAATCTCCCACCACTTCAGACCGTGCCGGGCTGAATACTGGCAGGCGTGGTGGTTGTTGTGCCACCCTTCACCGAAGGTCAGCAAGGCGACCCACCAGCAGTTGCGGGAACAGTC
Proteins encoded in this region:
- a CDS encoding glycogen debranching protein — translated: MLTSDRFVTVAPAEPTAWATATDPLGTHFLANGTVSFAIYSRNATRVLLELYAHPTGIDAEFSCWLQCNLRDDIWRARLSGIPPGTYYAYRCWGRNWPYDPAWQRGNSRAGFRRDFNANGDRFNPNKVLFDPYTRELSHDPETPELLAAGEDGRIYQTGEGLYRGIPRREIDTGRWAAKGIVLAPDTTSFGTKPHLPPERAIVYEAHVRGLTKHPSASRLSQILALSNITGSEAIADVPPDCRGTYAGAAYMAPYLKLLGFTAIELLPVHEIPNDCNPSDRPGGNYWGYMTLAYFAPDRRYARDRSPGGPTREFKQMVKAFHDQGIEVYLDVVYNHSGEGGHPDGDPNTTGFVTLGGFDASAYYQLTNAGTLVDGATGCGNQLNFSSRAACHLVLDSLRYWLAEMGIDGFRFDLAPVLGRAPTDCRGEDWDCQRRFFPLHDLLQDIRKLGEEFDAEVIAEAWDLWGYEVGHFPPGWGEWNGRYRDAVRRFLRGDGIATQFANMVNGDYDAFADQGGPHRSLDFIVAHDGFTLLDLVSYNSKHNDAPWPFGPADGGSDTNLSWDSGGDKSLRRQQLRNFWTVLFLSRGVPMCVMGDEFGRTQNGNNNPYNIDSVATWNNYDAIATHAPTAIPTGDCGTYHDNFGTAATPPACNPLFHFARYLTHFRQLHPALQQAIYADFVLDAGEDVTYLFRAADGRSPLQEHARCVWLRIDGSEVGDRDFLVAINMHFEPVVFHVPIESETQIWVRRIDTAAWAEPECNYWQGATAVIRGSYGVHPHAIAVLEEVAP
- a CDS encoding aspartate aminotransferase family protein — encoded protein: MSPTEAILNNSAVADTPAAARPDDFAHFDNYVMTTYGRFPIAIERGEGCRLWDTEGREYLDFVAGIATCTLGHAHPAMVAAATRQIQKLHHVSNFYYIPQQGDLAQWIVDRSCADRVFFCSSGAEANEAAIKLARKYAHTVLDIKYPTILTAQKSFHGRTLATITATAQPKYQENFDPLVPGFAYVPYNDITALEDAIGDIDEGDRRVGAILIEPLQGEGGVRPGDLDYFLRLRKICDETGILLICDEVQTGVGRTGKYWGYENLGIEPDIFTSAKGLAGGIPIGAMACKRSCDVFEPGNHASTFGGNPFACAVALAVGQTIEREDLLTNARARGEQLRTRLRAIAQQRPDVFVDVRGWGLIDGMEIAEEAELTSIEVVKAAMERGLLIAPAGPKVLRFVPPLTVSAEDIDRAADILTEVLDANYAR